The DNA sequence CACTTATGCTATAATTAATCATGAACTGATGATATTAATTAATCAAACTCATTCCCAATAACAACAGACATCCAATCCGGTTGGAGGTATTTTTTACGATGAAAATCCTGAAGTACATGATCTTCCTGGTTGCCGTCCTCTCCTTCATGGTCTTCTTTGGCCATAAAGAGACATTGAGTCCCGAAGAATCACTGGCAATAACGGAATTTGAAAACCTGACAGCGCAAAATTCAACTACGCCGGTTGCGGCCGCTGACCCAACCCCTGGTGCCGGATCCACAACATCAGCCGGTTCCCAGCCGCAAACCAGTCCTGCCACAGATACCACTCCACTGTATTTGAAAACAACCCCCAATGGTACAGTCCTGGAGGACTCCGTTAATGTCCGATCTGGACCAGGCCTTGATTTCCCGGTTGTCACCCAGCTGTACAAAGGAGATCAGGTCATCCTTGGCAACAACTTCAATGGCTGGTATGAACTGAATTTGGATGGACGCAAGTACTATATTTCAGCCGATTTTGTGCTTATGGCACCTGTCCAGTAAACAGTCACAGACTGCTCCTTTCTAGATGAAATCTATACTCTCTTTCCCCTGCCTTAAATTGCATTTCATGAACAAGGGACCATACGATCGTATGGTCCCTTGTCTGCATTCACTTTTCACCTGGATACCGGCAGATCCTAATAATCGAATTGACGGTAGTAGCGCCGGATCCCCATGGGATGGCAAAATTCACGTTCCATATGGGCATCGATGCGATTGTTCACAGCTCTTAAAATCAAGTGGGAAACAGAGCCTCTGTATTCTTCCCGAATTCCTTTCAGCTCGTAGTTTTTCGAATCAATCACCGTATAGTTTCTGCACACTTTCGGAAGGAATCTGGCCACTCGCTCCGCTAAGGGACGCTGGGCATCCTCTCCGATATACAGCACCACCGGGGTCTGGGCATCAATGATTTCCAGTGTTCCGTGGAAAAATTCGGCTGCGCTGATGGATTTGGTCCGGAGCCACAACTGCTCTTCCCAGTAGCACATGGCATAGGAATAGGTCGCACCCCATTGAGTGCCTGAACCAATGAAATAATGCGGCATGTGCGGATTCTCCAGGCAGTAGCGGTATTTGTCCGCCGCGAACTCCTGAGCCCATTCATCCGCTGCTTTCTCCACTTCGGCGAGAGCCTGCGGCAGGTGCGCCTCCATCTCTTCATAATATGTGTCGTATTCAGGAAAATCTCCAGCCTGATACAGAAATCGATCAGCCGTCATAAAGAACTTCAGCTGCTCATTCTTCGGATAGGAGATGCAATAATCACAGAACTCCTCCAACGCGGTATGTTCCAGATCAATGAATCCAAGAATCCTGGCACCGGTCTGCTTCACTTTTCTCGATGCCTGTACCATCTCTTCCGTAGTGCCGGTGACCGAAGAGAACAGAACGATGGAACGATCCGTAATCCTTCGGTTACCGGTAGTCAGATATTCCGATGCATGTTCTACATCAAACGGGATGGCGCTTCTCGCCTTAACATGAGCTTGTGTCTGAAGACCGGACGCCCAGGTTCCCCCAATGCCCATGATGAAAACAGCATCATAGCCCACCTGGCAGAACTGGTCCACCACCGCTTCAATCCTTGGCCGCAGCTCCAGTGCCCCTGTTACGCTCATGACCTGCCGTTCGACATCCAGATTCAACATATGTTCTTCACTCCTTCTTCCAATAGAATCCTTGCACCTGACGAATTCTGAGTTTTATTTGCCGTGTAGTCATTTCAAAGGGAATCAGCCAGATCACGCTGATCCCGAGATGAGGGAATCAGTCGGATCTACCGATGACTCAGCTTGATTGTGCTTTGCTCCAGGGAGCTGCTTACCAGGCTCCTTTATATTCCAGCGTAATGCTTGCACTTTCTGCCCCCAGTGCCATGCAGTCAATGATGGGCAGGTCCAGCAGAATGCCTTTGAGGAAACCCGCGATATAACTGTCTCCTGCTCCCAGTGAGTCCACCGCTTCACAGGGGACAATGCCGTACTGATGATACTCAGTACCATCAAAAACCAGACTGCCGGATTCACCCAGGGTCGCAATGACCAGACGTGGTCCCCGGGCTTTGATATTCGCCATCTGTTTGCGAAGTTCCGGACCATCCGGGCTTTGCGCAGAATAGAAGAAATAATCTGTGGATGCTGCCGCCAGATAAGCTGCGGGACTGTTTGGGTCCGTCGACGCGTCATAGGCGGTCTGTAGTCCGCGTTGTTTCAGACCGGCCAGGTGGTGTTCCAGATGTCCCCAGCAGCCGGTGACTACCAGATCGTGATCGCACAGAAAGTCGATGTCAGTCGCCTGCAGATCAAAGTCACCCACCACTCCTTCTTCATAGGCCCCGAAGATCCGGTCTCCCTCTTTGACGGCAACATGCGTCACTGCCGTCTGGCCCGGAAGAGTGTACAGATGAGTAATGTCGACCCCTTTGTACAACAACGCGCTGCGCAGAATGGTTCCATGATCATCCGGCCCCACCGCTCCGGTGTAGGAGGCTTCTCCCCCCAGTCGCTTAAAATAGACGGCCACATTGACCGCATTCCCTCCCGGATACCCCGTTTCGGCCTCATCATACCAGTCGATGCAGTTATCCCCTGCTGCTGCAATCTTCATTTTCTCCCCCTCTAAAATGTCATGTGTTTCTATTTTCGCCACCATTCGTCAATCCATGGACTTTCCGATTCCAAGCAGAATTACCTGGCAATGGCTTTGCTGCTATCCAGGATTATCCGCTTAATGATAGCTGCCATATCGATCAAGAAATAGAAATTTGTCCGTCTTGATCATCGGTTTGCCCGGAAATTCTTTCATTCTCGGAAAGACCCAAATTAAGCCTATCACCGGGCTTTTCAGGCGTCAACCGCTGCCGGATCGCTTTACGTGTTAGAATGTCGAACCGGAGAAAATAAGCACATATTAACAAAAAACCTGACCCGGAACAGCGCTTTCCCCAAAGCGCTGTTCCAAAGTGTTGTCCCCGCAGGGAACTAACGCTTTCGAAAATAGCAAAGGACTCCGGCTGCCCTTCGGCAATTCGGAGTCCTTTTGCTGAATTAATATTTGAATGAAGTGTCTTATCCGATTTTTTGCTATGACTGAGGCAATCCGCCAGAGCGAACTGCCGGATCAGCGATTCATGGTCTCCGACAGGATCTGCGCGATCTGTCTGGATGCCGTTCCGTCGCCGTAAGGATTCCTGGCCTGACTCATTCGGTCATACTCGGCCTGGTCATCCAGGAGCTGATACAGGGCTGTGGTGATTTCCTCAATTTGGGTCCCGACCAGTTTGAGGGTGCCGGATTCTATCCCTTCCGGCCGTTCGGTCGTGTTGCGCATGACCAGAACAGGTATGCCCAGCGCCGGCGCTTCTTCCTGGATTCCTCCGGAGTCTGTCATGACTACATAAGCCCGAGCCATAATGTTGTGGAACTCCAGAACATCCAGCGGGGGAATCAGCAGCAGATTGTCCAAGTGACCCAGGATCCGATCGGCGGTTGCCCGGATATCCGGATTCAGGTGGATCGGGTAGACTGCCTTCAATTCGGGTCTCTCCTGCAAGATTTGAGCCAGTGCCTGGAACATGTGATCCATCGGTTCCCCCTGATTTTCCCGGCGGTGAGCCGTGATCAGGATCATTTTGGAGTCGCCCACCCAATCGAGCACATCATGCTCAAAGTCCGGGCTGATCGTGGTGCGCAGAGCATCTATGGCCGTGTTGCCCGTCACAAAGACACGCGCGGGGTCAACCCCTTCCCGCAGCAGATTTTCTCTGGCAGTAGCCGTCGGGGCGAAATGGAGATCCGCCACCAAAGATACCGCCCGTCGGTTGAATTCCTCGGGAAAGGGCGAATGAATGTCAAAGGTGCGCAGCCCTGCCTCTACGTGCCCCACCGGGATATTTTCATAGAAACAGGTTAAGGAAGCGGCAAAGGTTGTGGTCGTGTCGCCATGAACCAGGACCAGATCAGGGTTTTCCAGCTCCAGCACTTTCTTTAACCGCGTCAGGATATTTGTGGTCAGGTCATTCAGGGTCTGTCTGGGTTTCATAATGGAAAGATCATGATCCGGCACAATGCCAAAGACATCCAGCACCTGATCCAGCATTTCGCGATGCTGGCCGGAAACACAGACAATGGTTTCAAACTCCTCGCGGCTTTTCAGTTCCAGAACCAGGGGGCACATTTTGATGGCTTCCGGTCTCGTGCCAAAAATGACAAGAATTCTTTTCATGCGAATGCTCCTTTCTCTGCCGGCGGCAAAGAGTTGCTCAACTTATGCTTCAGGCCCGACGAATCTTTTTCCAGACAGCCTGGACGATCTGATCCACTTCGGGGATCTTCAGACACAAGATCAGAAGACCATAAACGACGGCAGAGAGAAGAATGGAAGCCATAACACCCAGTTTTGTCCCCGCCATTGCTTCCAGCTGATGGAACGAGAACCATGCCGTGGCACCCATTACCAGGGACGCGAACGTGATTTTTAAAAGCTTCCCTGCCATGGACCGATACTGCAGCGAAATCTCTCCGCGCCAGCGCAGGATAATTACCAGCAGGCCGGCACTGATCAGTGAGGAAATCGAGGTAGCCAAAGCCAGGCCATTGATGCCCATAAAACTCGACAGCAACAGGTTCAGGACCACATTGATTCCAACGGCAATGGCCGCTGTTATCATGGGGGTTCTGGAATCACTCATGGAATAGAAAATTCGGGAGAAGATTTCACGGAAGGCATAACCAATCAAGCCCGGCGCATAATAGAACATGGCGCCGCCGGTCAGATTGACGGCCCGTTCATCAAATTCTCCGCCAAAAAACAGCAGATAGATGATCTGGTGGCTTAAAACCATCAGCCCCATGACACACGGAATGACTACCAGCGCCATGGTCACCATGGAATTGGTTGTCATGTCCTCCACTCCTTTGAGATCTTTCTGATAAAACAGCTTGCTGATCTTGGGATAGATGACGGCGATGATCGAGTAAACAAAGATCCCCTGTACAAAGCCATTCATCTTGCTGGCATAGTCCAGAGAAGCCACCCCGCCGTCCAGCAGCCGGGAAGCCATGGTCTTGTCCACGACAACGTTGATCTGATTGACAGCCACTCCCAGCACCACCGGCGCCGCCAGAGCCAGCAGATGCTGGAGTTCCCGGTCCTGAAAATCAATCACCGGCTGCCAGCGATAGCCCAGCCGCCGGGCAAAAGGAATCATCCAAAGAACCTGAACCAGCACCGAAAGAACAATCCCGATGGGCAGGAACAGAGGATTCAGGTACTTTGCGGCTGGATAGGACAGATAGAACACGAGGTTCATCGGAATCCCCACCAGTGCCGGCACCCAGAAGTTGTCGTGAATCTGCAGATAGGGCTGCAGCAGATAGCTCATAAATGAGAATACCACGCCCCACACCGCAATTCGGGTGAATTGCTTGGTCAGTTCCAGCTTGCTGCCGGTAAAGCCTGAGGCAAACAGCTTCACAAAAAATCCGGGATACAGCGTAACAATGAGACTGAAGACGATCCCGATCAGGATCGTCACATTGGTTGTATTGGCCAGGAACCGGTGGGCCTGGTCCCTGCCCTTCTTCATCTGAGTCCGGTTGAAGGTCGGAATGAAGCCCGTGGAAATTCCTGTCCCCACCATCATCAGGATGATCATGGGGATGGTCTGAGCGATTTTGTAGGCTTCGGCCGTTTCACCGATCCCAAAGAACCGGCCGAGCAGGATATCGCGGATAAATCCGAACACTTTCGTAAATGCTGACAATGCCATCAGCAGGATGACCGCCGATCGGGCAGACTTTCCCTTTGAGCTGCTGGTGGTTTCAGCCGCAGGTTTCTGGTTCAGATTTTCCTCCGGGGTGAGCGGTTTCTTAGGCATGAAGAGCGTCCTTTAACGCCGCAGCAACGGCTTCCTGATCCGCTGGCGTGATATAGGGCGACAATGGCAGAGCCAGTACACGCCGGCACAGGTCGGTTGAAACCGCCAGCTCCGCCTCATTGACGGCCAAGTTGGCATAGGCGGTCTGCCGGTGCATCGGTTTGGGATAATACACCATGGTAGGAATTCCCCGGGCTTTGAGCTCGGTCATGACATGATCGCGCTGCACTTCATCCTTGCATTTAATGGTATACTGCGCCCAGCCGGAGGTATACCCCTGAGGAATGATGGGAGTCTGAGCCACACCCCGGAGCAGATCGTCGTAGTTGGCGGCTGCTCCGGTAATGTCATCCAGCTCATAGTCTCTGAGGGCCTTGAACTTTTCCTGTAAAATCACCGCCTGGATCGTATCCAGCCGTGAATTGTACCCAATGCGGACATTGTCATACTTCTCCTCCCCTTTGCCGTGCACCGCCAGGGAGCGGATCAGCGCAGCCACTGCATCATCATTGGTGAAGACCGCTCCGCCGTCGCCATAGCAGCCTAACGGCTTGGCCGGGAAGAAGGAAGTGGTGGCAGCATCACCGAAACTGCAGTTTCGGCGATCTCCGATGGCCCCGGAAAATCCCTGCGCCCCATCTTCCAGAAGCTTCAGGCCTTCGCGCCGGCACAGCGGTTCCAGGGTCGGATAATCCGCCGCCAGACCAAATAAGTCAACGGCTACCACCGCTTTCGGGGTCAGGCGGCCTTCCGCCCGAACCTTGCGAATGGCCTGTTCCAATGCTTTGGGATCGAGGTTGAACGTGTCCTCCAGGACATCGACAAACACCGGGGTCGCCCCGGTTACGCTGACAGCCTCCGCGGAGGCGAAAAACGTAAAGTCAGGAACGAAGACGGCGTCGCCGGGTCCGATGCCCCACGCCTTCAATACCAGCATCAGAGCATCCGTGCCATTGGCACAGCTGATGCAGTGCTTCACTCCGACATAATCTGCCAGCATTTCTTCCAGCTCCCGCACCGGCTTCCCGCCGATGAACTGGGCGGAGCCCATGATTTCCATGACTCTGGGGTCAATGGCTTCCTTTAGTGCCAGATACTGGCTTTTCAGATCTCTGAATTCCAACTATTTCAACTCCTTCAGTTCCTCGGTCTCAGTCAGTTCATAGGAACGACCACAGCTGCAGTGCAGTTCCCCGGGCAGAACCTTGCCACATTCGCAGACCCAGCCGCGCTGACGGGCCGGACTGCCCAGCATCAGGGCATGGGCTTTCACATCCCGCACCACAACGGCACCGGCACCGATCAGACACCATTCGCCCAGTGTGACGCCGCATACGATGGTGGCATTGGCGCCGATCGATGCGCCATATTTTACTTTTGTCTTCAGATAGCCGACCCGTCCCTTGGGATATTTGGCCCGGGGAGTCAGGTCGTTGGTAAATACCATGGAGGGGCCGCAGAAGACATAATCTTCCAGCTCCACCCCCTCGTAGACCGTCACGTTGTTCTGAATCTTGACTCCGCTGCCAATGATGACATTGTTCGAGATATTGACATTCTGTCCCAGGGAGCAGTGTTCCCCGATGCGGGCACCCCGCTGAATATGGCCGAAATGCCAAACCTTTGTTCCAGTGCCGATCTGTACGTCCTCATCGATATATGCCGACTCATGGACAAAATAGTCCTTCTCCAAGGCCGGAGCAGCCTCTGGCAGATGTTGTTCCATCGATTCGCTCATCAGTTGGTCTCCCGCAGCCTGCGTTTGACCTGGGCAACATGCTCGACATCGATCCGGTCGCTGAACCGGCCTTCAAAGTCGGTGGATGCCACCTCTGTCAGGGGCAGTCTGACCGGCTTGCCGGACGCCGCCGACTGATAGATGGCCAGCACCAGTTCCAGGGCATTGCGTCCGTCCTGCGCCGTGATGTACGGCGGACGCCCTTCCCGAATGGCAGCGATGACATCCTGATACAGCGGCGTATGGCCAAACCCATAGACATTGGGGGGATTCTCATGGTACACCGTTTTGATCTCTTCCGGATCATCCAGCTGGTCACGGAACAGCCATTCTTCGATAATGTTGACGGATTTTCCGCCGGCCTTAACGGTACCGTCCTGACCAAACAGGTAGAGCGTTTCTTCCAGATTCTGCGGGAAAATGTTCGTTGTTCCCTCGATGATGCCGTAGGATCCGTTGGAGAATTTGACCAGAGCCATGCCCAGGTCTTCCGCCTCAATGAACGGATGCATCAGGTTGTCGGTGTAGGCGACCACTTCTTCGATCTCATTGCCCATCATCCAGCGCAGGAGATCGATATTGTGGATGCACTGATTCATCAGCGCGCCGCCGTCCTGTTCCCAGGTTCCCCGCCAGGGAGCCTGGCTGTAATAGGATTCACCGCGGTTCCAGCGGATGTGGGCGGTTCCGTGCAGGAGACGGCCGAACCGGCCGTGTTCCATGGCCTCACGGATCTTCTGGACCGATTTATTGAACCGGTTCTGGTGGCAGGCACACACCGTTACCCCCTTGGCCGTACTGCGCCGGATGATTTCATCGGCTTCCGGCAGGGACAGCGTGATCGGCTTTTCAATGATCAGATGAACCCCGGCATCAATGCAGTCCAGGGCAATGGACCCGTGTTTGCCCGACTCGGTGCAGATGGCCGCAAGGTCGATGGCCTCATGCCTGAGCATCTCACGGTAATCCGTGTATTTCTTAACCTGGGCAAGCCCAAACGCCTGTGCCTTTTCATCCATTCTCTCCGGAATCACATCGCAGATGGCAACAATCTCCAGGCCGTTGGCCTGGGCCGCCGCAAAATGATTAACCGAAATCCGGCCGCAGCCGATAATTGCAAATTTCATGACATATCTCCTATAACAGATCGATCTTGGACCGATCCGCAATGTATTTCATGGCATTCCGGGTATCCAGGATCGCCTGGGCTTCCCGGTTGATGGCTTCATAATCCATGACGCCATGGGCCGTAGTGATCACAACCAGGTCATACTGTCCCACGGTTTCGATAGTGAGTTCCGTCAGTCCCTGATGATTTTGACCCTTGAACTTGTATTCCGGGATGTAGGGATCAAAGAATGTCACTTCGCTGCCCTGCTTCTCAAAGTTTTCAATGACTTTCAGTGCCGGGGATTCGCGGTAGTCGTCTATGTCATTCTTGTAGGCAACACCCAGTATCAGGATCTTGGAGCCGTTGAGCGGTTTCCGATGCCGGTTCAGCACCCGGGCGGCGCGCTCGATGACGTACTGGGGCATGTAGTTGTTGATTTCACCCGACGTTTCAATCAGCTTGGTGTGATAATCATACTCTCTGGCTTTCCAGGTCAGATAATAGGGATCCAGCGGAATGCAGTGGCCGCCCAGACCCGGGCCCGGGTAGAAGGCCTGGAAGCCGTAAGGCTTTGTTTTGGCCGCGTCGATCACTTCCCAGACGGAGATGCCCATTTTATCGCAGATAATCGCCATTTCATTGACCAGTCCGATGTTGATGTTGCGGTAGGTGTTTTCCAGGATCTTTTCCATTTCAGCGACAGCCGGAGACGAAACTTCCAGAATATCGCCGGCCAGAACCGCCCGGTACATGGCCGCGATGACTTCGGTGGCATCCTTGCCGACTCCGCCCACTACCTTCGGGGTGTTCTTGGTATTGTAATGTTTATTGCCCGGATCGACCCGCTCGGGAGAGAATCCCAGATAGAAATCCTCGCCGCAGGTCAGTCCTGAGCCAGCCTCCAGAATCGGCTTCAGCAGTTCTTCCGTTGTACCGGGATAGGTGGTGGACTCCAGAACCACAATGCTACCTTTTTTCAGGTACCCCGCTATGGCTTCCGTAGAACTCTTGACATAGCTGATGTCCGGCTGCTGATACGCATCCAGCGGCGTCGGAACGCAGATGGCGACGAAGTCGACATCACGGATAAACGAGAAGTCATTGGTGGCCCGCAGCATGCCCTGCTGAACCAGGGTTTTCAGATCGTCATCTACCACATCGCCGATATAGTTATGGCCGTCGTTCACCCAGTCCACTTTCTGCTCCTGGACGTCAAAGCCGATGGTCTGGAATCCGGCTTTTGCCTTTTCCACGGCCAGCGGCAGGCCGACATAGCCAAGTCCCACGACCCCGACCGTGATCGCACGATCCTGAATCTTCTTCAACAGTTCATTTTTCATCATGATTTTTTATCCTCTTTTCGTTTACGGAATAATCTGCGGAAGTCATCGGACAGCTTGCCATAGTGATGCATTTCACGGACAAAACGTCTGGATTCCTCATAAATCTTTGTTCGTTCTTCCTCTTTCAGACCCTTCGCCTCCAGGATCCGGTCAGCAATGTCCCGGGCATCTCCGGCACGGGCTTTCAGGGTATTCCCGACTTCATCCATCGGGCTGTGCTCCGTATCCCAGGCGTTGATGATGGGACGGCCAGCCAGCAAATAATCGAAGATCTTGTTGGCGGACACTCCATATTCATAAAGCGGCGAAGGCTGGCTGCCAAGATACAGCGCGTCGCATTCAGAAAGTGTCCCAATGACCTGAGCTTTGGGAATGGGATCTTCAAAATGCACCCCATTCAGCTGTTGCTCTTCCTTCAGGCGAAGGAGCTCACTCTTCAGAATGCCGTCACCGATAACCACGCAGGCAATCTCGGGATGATCCTTCAGATGAATCATGGCGCGGATCAAATCCTCCATGGCGTTGCTGACCGAGATGCCTCCGGCATAACCGACGACAAATTTCCCCTGCTCTTTCAGTTTCTGAATCCGGTTCGCGACGCGGTCGCTGACCTCCGGCGGAGTGCCGGCTTCCTTGAAATAGGATGGCGGCAGTCCATTGGGAATGTGGATTACCGGAGTCGTGAAGCCTCGGGACTGAATATAGGGCTTCACATTCGGCAGAACCGAAACGATGCAGTCCGATTGACGGTAGGCCGAATCTTCCGCAACCTGCATCGCCGCGATGAAGGGATGATGCTTGGAATAACCGCCCAGAAGGCGCGGTGACAGCGGCCAGAGATCATGAATCTCATGGATCAGCATCGCCCCGGATTTTCGTTTGATTTTCTGCCCGATCCAGGTATCCATTGGATACGTGGAGGAACAGATGACCACATCCGGCTGGTAGCGCCGGATGAGTTCATCGGCGGCTTTCATGCCCTTCTGAACAAACTGCGCCATAGACAGAATACGGTCAAAATTATTGCCGTGATAATGCCTGGTCCTTAGAAAACAAAAGCGGACCCCGTCAATGACTTTTTCTTCCAGGTCTTCGCCGATGTCCGGATTATGGCTGCGCAGATGAGAATAATCAGCCGCCAGGATGGTCGTGTCAATTCCCGCCCTGCGCCACTCATGAGCCAGGTAAAAGGGGCGAAATTCCATCCCCAGGGTTTCTGAGCCGGCATAATGGTCAATGTATAGTACGTTCATGGTCGGAGTCATCTCCTTTAAATTCAGGGAAGGTCAATTGCCGAAAAACACTTCACGCACGGTCATCCAGAGCAGTCTCAGGTCATAAGCGAGAGAAGCGCGTTCGACATAGTCCAGGTTGATCCGGAGTTTTTCCGGCATGATTTCTTCCAGATAAGTTTTCTCAGGATCCTGTGACTGACCCAGCAGCTCGGATTCCTTGCGGTATTTAATCGAGGCCAGGTCGGTCACCCCAGGCTTAATGGACAGAACTTTTTTCTGTTCCTGTGTATAATGGGCGACGTATTTGGGAACTTCCGGCCGAGGACCGACAAAGCTCATCTCCCCCTTGACGATATTGAGGATCTGGGGCAGTTCGTCCAACTTGAATTTGCGAAGCGTTTCCCCTACCCGGGTCACCCGGGCGTCATTGCCCACTGTGATCTTCAGGCCCATTTCTTCCGCTCCTTCCACCATGGTTCTGAACTTCATGATCCGGAACGGTTTCCCGTTTTTCCCCACCCGTTCCTGAAGGAACAGCACAGGGCCCGGCGAAGTCAGTCTGACCAGGAGGGCAATGACTGCCAGGAACGGCGACAGCAGGACAAAACCGATGACTCCGAATATACGGTCAAAGGCTGATTTGGCGAAGCTGTTAGATGGTTTCATAGTCAATCCGGTGCTCCTTACGCACTAGTTCACATACTTCAATGAACTGGTCCAGAAGGTACTCCACCTGCTCATCGGTCAAAAGGGTGTGCAGGGGCAGAGTGACTTCATTTTCGTACATATGGTAGGCATTGGGATAATCCGCAATGTCAAATCCCAGATTTTTGTAGGCCGTCATCATCGGCAAAGGCTTGTAATGGACATTCACGGCGATATCGCGTTCACTCATGCGCTCGATCACCTCATTGCGGGCCTCAACCGGAAAGCCCAGGAGGTTGACCAGATAGAGGTGTCCGCTGGACCGGCTGGTATCATCATAGTGCTTCAGCGGGCGCAGGTAAGGCAATTGGGTCAGACGCTCGTCATAGCGGTGGATCATCTGAGCCCGGCGTTCCAGCAGTTCGGGGTAGCGCTTTAACTGAGCCAGTCCCAGAGATGCCATGATATCAGTCATATTGCCCTTATAGCCGGGATAGATAATGTCATATTCCCAGTCACCGCCCTTGGTTTTAGCCAGGGCGTCCCGATTCTGGCCATGCAGGGCCAGCAGCATGAATTCCCGATACACTTCCTCATCATTCCAGCCGCCCTCCTGCCGCCAGGTGATGGCTCCGCCTTCTGCGGTCGTAAAATTCTTGACCGCATGGAAAGAATAGCAGGAAAAATCGGCGTCCTGTCCGCTGCGCAGTCCATTGCGAACTGCTCCCAGAGAATGGGCCGCGTCGGCCAGCACGACGATCCGTCCGAGCTGTTTCTGCCGGTCATTGGCTGCAGTGAACACAGAGCGGTACTCCTCACACAGTTCGATCAAGGCGGAATTATCAGTCATGACACCGCCCAGGTTCACGGGTATGATCGCCTTGGTCCGATTCGTTATTTTGCGGCGGACATCTTCCGGGTCAATAAAAAAGGTGTCTTTCGCGGTATCGGCCATGACGATCTTGGCGCCGACGTGATGAATCACGGAAGCGGAAGCACTGTACGTATAGGCTGATGTAATGACTTCATCCCCTGGTCCGATTCCCAGAAAGCGCAGCACCATTTCCATGGCGATAGTCGCTGAGTTCATGCACACGACACGGCTGGTGCCGACAAATTGAGCCAGTTCCTGTTCCAGTCGTTTGGTTTTCGGACCCGTCGTAATCCAGCCGGACCGCAGGGTGTCGACCACTTCATCAATTTCCAGCTGGCTGATATCCGGTGGCGAAAAATTAATTTTCATCAAATGTCCCTCTTTCAAGAAAGCTTCTCGGTGGGAGCTTCCCGGTAGGTCGTAACAATGGTCCTCATGGTGTCTTTCACTTTCTGATTCGATGCAGCGCTATCTTCGATGACCGCTTTGAGCTGAGTCAGTCCGTCAAGCAGTTCTTCCCACTTGAATTCGCTGGGCTTGCCAATGAAGACCAGGGAGTTTTTGGTCTTGGTCAGTCCTTCTTCACTCATGAGCAACTCCTCATAGAGCTTTTCTCCGGGGCGCAGCCCCGTGACTTCAATCTTAATGTCGACATCCGGTTCATAGCCGGACAGGCGGATCAAATTCTTGGCCAAATCGTAGATCCTGACCGGTTCCCCCATATCCAGAACGAAGATTTCACCGCCTCTGGCGAATGAACCAGCTGTCAGGACAAGCTTGACCGCTTCTGGAATGGTCATAAAATAACGCGTAATGTTGCGATGGGTAACGGTTACGGGGCCGCCTTCGGCAATCTGTTTTTTAAAGAGCGGAATGACGGAACCGTTGGATCCCAGCACGTTGCCAAAACGGACTGCCACAAAGGCCGTGTGTTTTGAGGTCTGGTTATAAGTCTGGATGATCATTTCGCACAGACGCTTGGTC is a window from the Clostridiaceae bacterium HFYG-1003 genome containing:
- a CDS encoding sugar transferase; amino-acid sequence: MKPSNSFAKSAFDRIFGVIGFVLLSPFLAVIALLVRLTSPGPVLFLQERVGKNGKPFRIMKFRTMVEGAEEMGLKITVGNDARVTRVGETLRKFKLDELPQILNIVKGEMSFVGPRPEVPKYVAHYTQEQKKVLSIKPGVTDLASIKYRKESELLGQSQDPEKTYLEEIMPEKLRINLDYVERASLAYDLRLLWMTVREVFFGN
- a CDS encoding DegT/DnrJ/EryC1/StrS family aminotransferase, translating into MKINFSPPDISQLEIDEVVDTLRSGWITTGPKTKRLEQELAQFVGTSRVVCMNSATIAMEMVLRFLGIGPGDEVITSAYTYSASASVIHHVGAKIVMADTAKDTFFIDPEDVRRKITNRTKAIIPVNLGGVMTDNSALIELCEEYRSVFTAANDRQKQLGRIVVLADAAHSLGAVRNGLRSGQDADFSCYSFHAVKNFTTAEGGAITWRQEGGWNDEEVYREFMLLALHGQNRDALAKTKGGDWEYDIIYPGYKGNMTDIMASLGLAQLKRYPELLERRAQMIHRYDERLTQLPYLRPLKHYDDTSRSSGHLYLVNLLGFPVEARNEVIERMSERDIAVNVHYKPLPMMTAYKNLGFDIADYPNAYHMYENEVTLPLHTLLTDEQVEYLLDQFIEVCELVRKEHRIDYETI